The genomic DNA CCTCGCGCGCCCCGCGGCATCTACATATAATGACGCCGATGTCCGAGTATGGAGCCAGCGGCTCGTCATCGATCGAGTGCCGGCAGATCGCCGAGCTGCTCGGCGACTATCTCGAGGGGACGCTTCCGCGCGAGACGCGCGAGCTAATCGAGTGGCACATCGAGGGGTGCGGGCCGTGCGTCGCCTTCGTGAACACCTACCGCGGGACGATCGACGCGGCGAAGAAGCTCCGAGAGGTCGAGATCCCCGGCGAGCTGAAGAAGCGCCTCCTCGCCGTCCTCCGCACGCAGCGCGCCGCTAAGCCGTAACCCGGATCACCGCCTCCCGCAGCACCTCCCCGATCTCCCAACACTCCTCGCCGCGACGCCGGAACGCGTCCGCGACGGCGCGCGCCCGCTCGGGCGCCACGGAGAAGAGGAGCCCGCCCGACGTCTCGGACTCGGCGAGCAGCGAGACGAGATACGCGGGCACCGTCGGGTCGATCTGGAGGTCGCGGCCGAAGACCGCGTCCACGTGGCGGCGGTTGCGCTTCATGCCGCCGCTCCAGTGCCCCGCCTCGGCGAGCTCGCGAGCGCCGGGGAGGAGCGGTACGCGCGCGGCCGCGACCGCGATGCCGGCGCCCGAGGCCTTGACCATCTCGCCCGCGTGACCGAGGAAGCCGAA from Candidatus Methylomirabilota bacterium includes the following:
- a CDS encoding zf-HC2 domain-containing protein — its product is MSEYGASGSSSIECRQIAELLGDYLEGTLPRETRELIEWHIEGCGPCVAFVNTYRGTIDAAKKLREVEIPGELKKRLLAVLRTQRAAKP